The following are encoded together in the Weissella soli genome:
- a CDS encoding diacylglycerol kinase family protein, whose translation MDSQNKKGPQPVKEQIDKNATFMQSLGHAVEGIGQLLIRERNMRFHFLAALMVISVGIWRHIGRADWLWIVVAIFIVVMAEFVNTMVEAIVDLVVGDEFHPLAKIAKDVAAGAVVFAVVFAIAIGFLIFQPYFFPSLNNIY comes from the coding sequence ATGGACTCACAAAATAAAAAAGGACCCCAACCAGTTAAAGAACAAATTGATAAAAATGCCACTTTTATGCAGTCGTTAGGCCATGCCGTTGAGGGTATTGGCCAGCTGCTGATTCGTGAACGTAACATGCGTTTTCATTTCTTGGCAGCACTCATGGTGATTAGTGTCGGCATTTGGCGACATATTGGCCGCGCGGATTGGCTGTGGATCGTGGTCGCCATTTTTATCGTCGTCATGGCTGAATTCGTTAACACAATGGTTGAAGCTATCGTGGACCTGGTAGTGGGTGATGAATTTCATCCGTTGGCCAAGATTGCCAAAGATGTTGCCGCCGGGGCGGTCGTTTTTGCGGTCGTCTTCGCGATTGCGATTGGTTTTTTGATTTTCCAGCCATATTTTTTTCCATCTTTGAACAATATATATTAA
- a CDS encoding sugar transferase, with the protein MIKRPGYTFSKRFLDISVALFALILLSPVFAVISLFYVFGANKGPIFYKQRRIGENGQPFYIFKFRSMVVGAEEKLYSNPALYDKFVENGYKLPTEEDPRITKFGAFIRKTSLDELPQFFNILIGDMTVIGPRPVVESELVEYESPERIAKFLSVRPGAMGLWQGSGRSEIAYPQRADIELEYVDQASIWFDFVVLFKNVGAIFAGTGAE; encoded by the coding sequence ATGATTAAACGTCCTGGATATACATTTTCAAAACGCTTTCTCGATATCTCTGTGGCTTTGTTTGCATTAATATTATTATCACCAGTATTTGCAGTGATTAGTTTGTTCTATGTCTTCGGCGCAAATAAGGGGCCGATATTTTACAAGCAACGACGCATTGGAGAAAATGGACAGCCGTTTTATATTTTTAAGTTCCGCTCGATGGTGGTCGGTGCTGAAGAAAAGCTCTACAGCAATCCAGCATTGTATGATAAATTTGTGGAAAATGGCTATAAACTACCAACTGAGGAAGATCCCCGTATCACGAAGTTTGGTGCCTTTATTCGCAAAACGTCATTGGATGAATTACCCCAGTTTTTTAATATCTTAATCGGGGATATGACCGTGATTGGTCCAAGACCCGTTGTGGAATCAGAATTAGTCGAATATGAATCTCCCGAGCGAATTGCGAAGTTTCTTTCCGTTCGTCCTGGGGCAATGGGATTATGGCAGGGATCTGGCCGGAGTGAGATTGCTTACCCGCAACGGGCTGATATTGAGCTGGAGTACGTGGATCAGGCTAGTATCTGGTTTGATTTCGTCGTGCTATTTAAAAATGTCGGGGCAATTTTTGCTGGCACCGGCGCTGAATAA
- a CDS encoding GatB/YqeY domain-containing protein: protein MSLLATLTADMKTAMKAKDKVTLSVVRMLKSSVSNEEIKLGHELSSDEEVAVLSRELKQRVEEFDSYKDAGRDELAADIEAQIAVVKQYMPAQLSAEEVTTIVKETIAEVGATSKADLGKVMGALMPKVKGKADGKLVNKTVQDLLA from the coding sequence ATGAGTTTACTTGCAACGTTAACTGCAGACATGAAGACGGCGATGAAGGCTAAGGATAAGGTGACGCTAAGTGTTGTCCGTATGCTGAAGTCATCAGTTTCAAACGAAGAAATCAAGTTAGGGCATGAGCTATCAAGTGATGAAGAAGTCGCGGTGTTGTCACGTGAATTAAAGCAACGTGTCGAAGAATTCGATTCATACAAGGATGCTGGTCGTGACGAATTGGCGGCTGACATTGAGGCCCAAATTGCGGTTGTTAAGCAGTATATGCCAGCGCAATTATCAGCTGAAGAAGTAACCACAATTGTTAAAGAAACCATCGCTGAAGTCGGCGCTACATCAAAGGCTGACCTGGGTAAGGTGATGGGGGCTTTGATGCCAAAGGTGAAGGGTAAAGCCGACGGTAAGTTGGTTAATAAGACTGTGCAAGACTTGTTGGCATAA
- a CDS encoding NFACT RNA binding domain-containing protein, whose protein sequence is MSFDGLFTHAMVHELNATLAGGRIMKIHQPYPNEIFLVIRANRQNYPVLLSAHPSFARAQISRIKYSNPTTAPNFAMMLRKHLEGAQLLAVEQIENDRIIKFSTTGRNELGDEEKTSLYLEMMGRHSNLFLVDEASQKIIDLIKHVPADQNRVRSLMPGGQYIMPPKQDVINPYQSLNGLANLILDYPEIPELAKQIQQHFQGFARDSALELANVLYQDGDSMQAAHAWFAHFDQPAPQLITTEKGLNYAPFDWLTLPGQRVAYSTLSEMLDSYFEEKSERDRVQQQASIVIRAVRNELKKNQTKIKKFYQELAMADNADDFKVKGELLTTYMHMVERGMTEIELPNYYDDNKPLKISLSNQIGPSQNAQKYFTRYNKLKTSIKFINEQMALAEKEVAYFENLMAQIEIASPKDIEEIRQELIQEGYMRVQTKKKQKTQVSAPEKFYATDGTLIEVGKNNLQNERLSMKTAAKSDIWLHTKNMPGSHVIIHDSDPSEATLLEGAKLAAYFSKGRDSANVPVDYLPVRRLRKPNGSKPGFVIFEGQSTVAVTPDFSLVQQLRQNKPAPQSAAKEL, encoded by the coding sequence ATGTCCTTTGATGGTTTATTCACTCATGCCATGGTGCATGAGTTAAATGCAACTTTAGCGGGTGGTCGGATCATGAAGATCCACCAACCCTATCCGAATGAAATTTTTCTCGTTATCCGGGCTAATCGACAAAATTATCCGGTGTTGCTCAGTGCACACCCCAGTTTTGCCCGGGCGCAAATTTCACGAATCAAATATAGCAACCCAACCACTGCACCTAACTTTGCCATGATGCTGCGGAAGCACTTGGAAGGTGCCCAATTATTGGCGGTTGAGCAGATTGAAAATGACCGGATTATCAAATTCTCGACCACCGGGCGCAATGAACTTGGGGATGAAGAAAAGACGTCCCTTTATTTGGAAATGATGGGGCGTCACTCGAATCTTTTCCTAGTCGATGAAGCTTCACAAAAGATTATTGATTTGATTAAGCACGTCCCAGCAGATCAGAATCGAGTGCGTTCGCTCATGCCTGGTGGGCAATATATCATGCCACCTAAGCAAGATGTTATTAATCCTTACCAATCTTTGAATGGCTTGGCAAATCTTATTCTAGACTATCCTGAAATTCCTGAGCTTGCTAAACAAATTCAACAACATTTCCAAGGATTTGCTCGCGATTCCGCCCTGGAGTTAGCGAATGTGCTATATCAAGATGGCGACAGCATGCAAGCTGCCCACGCTTGGTTTGCGCATTTTGATCAACCGGCACCACAATTAATCACGACCGAAAAGGGGCTTAATTACGCACCCTTTGACTGGTTGACTTTACCTGGTCAACGGGTGGCCTATTCGACTCTTTCAGAGATGCTGGATAGCTACTTTGAGGAAAAATCAGAACGTGATCGGGTCCAACAACAAGCATCGATCGTGATCCGTGCGGTTCGTAATGAGTTAAAGAAAAATCAGACTAAGATTAAAAAGTTCTATCAAGAATTAGCGATGGCTGATAATGCTGATGATTTTAAGGTGAAAGGCGAGTTATTAACCACTTACATGCACATGGTTGAACGGGGCATGACTGAAATTGAATTGCCTAATTATTACGACGATAACAAACCTCTGAAGATCAGCTTGTCGAATCAAATTGGACCTTCTCAAAACGCGCAAAAGTACTTTACGCGCTATAACAAGTTGAAAACTTCGATCAAATTTATCAATGAACAAATGGCTTTAGCTGAAAAGGAAGTCGCTTATTTTGAGAATTTGATGGCTCAAATTGAAATTGCCTCGCCAAAAGATATTGAAGAAATTCGCCAAGAATTGATTCAAGAGGGGTATATGCGGGTGCAGACCAAAAAGAAGCAGAAAACTCAGGTGAGTGCACCGGAAAAGTTTTACGCAACAGATGGAACATTGATTGAGGTCGGCAAAAACAACCTGCAAAACGAACGGTTGTCGATGAAAACTGCAGCTAAGTCAGATATTTGGCTACACACAAAGAACATGCCCGGCTCCCACGTCATCATTCATGATAGCGACCCTAGTGAGGCAACTCTTTTGGAAGGTGCCAAATTGGCAGCCTACTTTTCAAAGGGGCGTGATTCCGCGAATGTCCCTGTTGATTACTTACCCGTCCGTCGTTTACGGAAGCCAAATGGCTCAAAACCTGGGTTTGTTATCTTTGAAGGACAGAGTACGGTCGCAGTAACACCTGATTTTAGCTTGGTGCAACAGTTGCGTCAGAACAAACCGGCGCCTCAAAGCGCGGCCAAGGAACTATAA
- the rpsU gene encoding 30S ribosomal protein S21: MAKVVVRKNESLDDALRRFKRGVSKDGTLQEYRKREYYIKPSVQRKLKAEAARKRKNKKSR, translated from the coding sequence ATGGCAAAGGTTGTTGTTCGTAAGAATGAATCACTTGATGATGCTCTCCGTCGTTTCAAGCGTGGTGTGTCAAAGGATGGTACATTGCAAGAATACCGTAAGCGCGAGTATTACATCAAACCATCCGTACAACGTAAGCTTAAGGCTGAAGCTGCACGTAAGCGTAAGAACAAGAAGAGCCGTTAA
- a CDS encoding MarR family winged helix-turn-helix transcriptional regulator: MKTILEALRDTEKAYRDVLKKISKENGITIAEWSLLGFLADGFDTQDKLSKEMNLDNSTLSRQLSSLVKKELVSSVAVGRDRRQLIYEITTAGELVLTSVNAQHHAYENNVFKLWSDEEKSMIQILLNRLEKSLQK, from the coding sequence ATGAAAACAATCTTAGAAGCACTGCGCGATACTGAAAAAGCGTATCGCGATGTATTAAAAAAGATCAGTAAAGAAAACGGCATTACGATTGCTGAATGGTCATTATTGGGCTTTCTAGCAGACGGTTTTGACACACAAGATAAGCTGAGTAAGGAAATGAATTTGGATAATTCAACGCTGTCACGTCAGCTAAGCTCTTTGGTGAAAAAAGAGCTCGTGTCAAGTGTGGCAGTGGGTCGGGATAGGCGCCAACTCATTTACGAAATCACCACAGCGGGTGAATTAGTATTGACATCAGTGAACGCACAACACCATGCGTATGAAAATAACGTCTTTAAGTTGTGGTCTGACGAAGAGAAGTCAATGATCCAAATTTTGTTGAATCGTTTAGAAAAGTCACTTCAAAAATAG
- a CDS encoding DUF4352 domain-containing protein produces the protein MNKRIWYILAASLVLLVGVGGFILTNAHTISTSPKETLSDHRTTKPIQGSTKKSQLENKKAYSVPKADKSSANYVASGHASKIGEYTISSQGNKAVLAAKSNVTQTISNGDLTYTVSKVTKYNNDPKTDEAVEMARLALNTRDIDGAYTTLTIKYTIENTGSKNLQTDGVSTVAYTDGSIVSPLNGLDNDASLAQTTLAAGDKKTTFAVVLVPKALAATVKSIQIEFASIANSSHQKVQKASDGLTVNF, from the coding sequence ATGAATAAAAGAATTTGGTATATTTTAGCAGCATCATTAGTATTATTGGTCGGTGTGGGTGGATTCATTTTGACCAATGCCCATACTATTTCGACATCACCCAAGGAAACCTTGTCTGACCATCGCACAACTAAACCCATTCAAGGTTCAACCAAAAAGAGTCAATTAGAAAACAAAAAAGCCTACAGTGTTCCCAAAGCAGACAAAAGTTCTGCTAACTACGTCGCATCTGGTCATGCGTCAAAAATCGGTGAGTATACCATTAGTTCCCAGGGCAATAAGGCGGTGTTAGCAGCAAAGTCAAACGTCACACAAACAATTTCCAATGGTGATTTGACTTATACGGTTAGCAAGGTCACCAAGTATAATAATGACCCTAAGACGGATGAAGCCGTCGAGATGGCCCGACTGGCGTTAAATACGCGCGACATCGATGGCGCCTACACGACATTAACGATTAAATATACGATCGAAAATACGGGATCAAAGAACCTTCAAACTGATGGTGTGTCAACAGTTGCATATACGGATGGTAGCATTGTGAGTCCATTAAATGGCCTAGATAATGATGCCAGTCTCGCGCAAACAACTTTAGCAGCTGGTGATAAGAAAACGACCTTTGCCGTGGTCTTAGTACCAAAAGCGTTAGCAGCAACGGTGAAATCAATTCAGATCGAATTTGCTTCAATTGCTAATAGCAGTCACCAAAAAGTTCAAAAAGCTTCTGACGGATTGACCGTCAATTTCTAA
- a CDS encoding HAMP domain-containing sensor histidine kinase has translation MDKLSIVNETPRAEGLSLKWKWALGSAAGVFLIFIIFSIFLVTAFSNSMIQTERKEVRDTLQTVSSRLHSLKATQMLPAEIDKSLQPKEGLGFQETLQDPVLMSISRDDTVVRVYNNAKAQVYPLDGQRLDVKLTSHQKISTLFKDGQEMIIGQIPLYDKKNQRIGTVVIENQLADYNQLFKRIYAILAVLITLGLILIALWGYWLADYLLRPVTTIEQVVNDLQADPQSQSRVPIPAKHHDELTALSQLMNTTLDRMQDFILAQHQFVEDVSHELRTPVAIVKGHMELLNRWGKDDPKILEESIQASLQEMSRMQGLVQEMLDLTRADQVEITFRDGKTDAKEVMNAVFNNFKMIHQDFLFGLDDSLSGPTYINMSRDHLEQILIVLSDNAVKYSQTRKEIHYAIARTSTMVQIAVQDFGEGISEEDAKHVFDRFYRVDKARSRKQGGNGLGLSIAQKLVEGYGGRIELESSLGNGSIFRLSLPIKVAKK, from the coding sequence ATGGATAAATTGTCCATTGTCAATGAAACGCCCCGCGCAGAAGGTTTGTCTCTTAAGTGGAAGTGGGCACTCGGTTCTGCCGCGGGCGTTTTTTTGATATTTATAATTTTTAGTATTTTTTTGGTGACTGCTTTTTCAAATTCAATGATTCAGACCGAGCGTAAAGAGGTCCGGGATACGTTACAAACCGTGAGTTCACGGCTCCATTCATTGAAGGCAACGCAGATGTTACCAGCCGAAATCGACAAGAGTTTGCAACCAAAAGAGGGCCTCGGGTTTCAAGAAACCTTGCAGGATCCAGTCTTGATGTCGATTTCGCGGGATGATACGGTCGTACGTGTCTATAATAACGCGAAGGCTCAAGTATATCCGCTCGATGGTCAGCGACTGGACGTTAAACTAACCAGTCACCAAAAGATTAGTACACTGTTCAAAGATGGCCAAGAAATGATTATCGGTCAGATTCCTTTGTATGATAAAAAAAATCAGCGCATTGGCACGGTTGTTATCGAAAATCAATTAGCCGACTATAATCAACTCTTCAAGCGTATTTACGCTATTCTGGCGGTTTTGATTACGCTGGGCTTGATTCTGATTGCCTTATGGGGCTATTGGCTAGCGGATTATTTGTTACGGCCCGTGACGACCATTGAACAGGTTGTGAATGATTTGCAAGCTGATCCGCAATCACAAAGTCGCGTACCGATTCCAGCTAAACACCATGATGAACTCACCGCACTGTCGCAACTGATGAATACAACGCTTGATCGGATGCAAGATTTCATTTTAGCGCAGCATCAATTCGTTGAGGATGTCTCACACGAATTACGCACCCCAGTGGCCATTGTTAAGGGGCACATGGAGTTGTTGAACCGTTGGGGTAAAGATGATCCCAAAATCTTGGAAGAATCGATTCAAGCTTCGCTACAAGAGATGAGCCGGATGCAAGGATTAGTACAAGAAATGCTTGATTTGACACGTGCTGATCAGGTTGAGATTACCTTCCGTGATGGCAAGACTGATGCTAAGGAAGTCATGAATGCAGTGTTCAATAATTTCAAGATGATTCATCAAGATTTCTTGTTTGGGTTAGACGACTCACTATCAGGCCCGACTTACATTAATATGTCCCGTGATCACCTTGAACAAATTTTGATTGTTTTGTCAGATAATGCGGTCAAGTACTCACAGACTCGCAAAGAGATTCACTATGCAATTGCGCGGACTTCGACCATGGTCCAGATTGCGGTGCAAGATTTTGGTGAAGGTATCAGTGAAGAAGATGCCAAACACGTTTTCGACCGTTTTTACCGAGTGGATAAGGCACGTTCTCGTAAACAAGGTGGTAATGGACTCGGCTTGAGTATCGCCCAAAAGCTGGTCGAAGGGTATGGTGGCCGCATTGAATTGGAGTCTTCACTGGGGAATGGTTCGATTTTTCGGTTAAGTTTACCAATCAAAGTAGCTAAAAAATAA
- a CDS encoding copper homeostasis protein CutC has translation MLREIALADLNTLQLAINAGIERVELNAHLELGGVTPADETVQEAVRMTEAAGIDLVVMVRPRAGDFNYSYNEIEEMLQIIKRFRTLGVKTVTFGVLTANHCLARDKMFKLIEAAKPMQVVFHMAFDDIVPQKQGQALRWLARYGVIRVLTHGGPLSESIDETLPHLKIIKSLAQQDIEILPGGGVTHVNAHQIATSLAVNQVHGTHIIKM, from the coding sequence ATGCTTCGTGAAATTGCACTGGCAGATTTAAACACCTTACAATTGGCAATTAATGCCGGCATTGAGCGGGTTGAACTGAATGCCCATCTGGAACTTGGCGGGGTCACACCAGCTGACGAGACCGTCCAAGAGGCCGTTCGTATGACCGAAGCCGCCGGTATCGATCTGGTGGTCATGGTTCGGCCACGCGCCGGTGATTTCAATTATTCATATAATGAGATTGAAGAAATGCTCCAAATCATCAAGCGTTTCCGTACGCTTGGGGTCAAAACAGTGACATTTGGGGTCTTGACGGCCAATCATTGTTTGGCACGTGATAAGATGTTTAAATTAATCGAAGCCGCAAAACCGATGCAAGTCGTTTTTCACATGGCTTTTGATGATATTGTGCCGCAAAAGCAAGGGCAAGCGTTACGTTGGTTAGCTCGTTATGGGGTGATTCGGGTTTTGACCCACGGTGGGCCACTTAGTGAGTCGATTGATGAGACGTTGCCCCATCTAAAAATCATCAAGTCACTCGCACAGCAAGACATTGAAATTTTGCCTGGTGGCGGGGTAACTCACGTCAATGCGCATCAAATTGCAACGAGCTTAGCGGTCAATCAAGTTCATGGGACGCATATTATCAAGATGTAA
- a CDS encoding PhoH family protein, whose product MANVEKIYIFENPEQEIGLIGAQDVNLNLLEEGMQVKAATFGDQLKISGAEEAVQQTYDIVAQLTGLIQKGIKIHAADIVSAIKMSERGTLEYFSDLYTETLGRNARGNAIRVKNYGQRRYVQSIRHNDVTFGIGPAGTGKTYLAVVMAVAALKRGDVDRIIISRPAVEAGESLGFLPGDLKDKVDPYLRPIYDALHNIFGKEHTERLMDRGTIEIAPLAYMRGRTLDNAFVILDEAQNTTPQQMKMFLTRLGFGSRLIINGDISQIDLPTKTKSGLIQAQAVLNNVPHIEFVQFDSADVVRHPVVGAIVTAYERYDAAQEAAKQQRIREHKQENN is encoded by the coding sequence TTGGCAAACGTCGAAAAGATTTATATATTTGAGAACCCTGAACAAGAGATTGGGTTAATTGGGGCACAAGATGTTAACTTAAACTTGCTTGAAGAAGGTATGCAAGTGAAAGCTGCCACTTTTGGTGACCAACTGAAGATATCCGGTGCTGAAGAGGCCGTGCAACAAACATATGACATCGTTGCGCAATTAACCGGCCTCATTCAAAAAGGTATCAAAATCCATGCCGCCGACATCGTTTCAGCTATCAAAATGAGCGAACGGGGTACATTAGAATACTTTTCTGATTTGTACACTGAGACTTTGGGCCGGAACGCCCGTGGTAACGCGATTCGTGTTAAAAATTATGGGCAACGGCGCTATGTGCAATCAATTCGGCACAATGATGTGACTTTTGGTATCGGCCCTGCTGGTACGGGTAAAACATATTTGGCTGTCGTCATGGCAGTCGCTGCCTTGAAGCGTGGTGATGTTGATCGCATCATCATTTCACGGCCAGCGGTCGAAGCGGGTGAAAGTCTTGGCTTCCTCCCAGGCGACTTAAAAGATAAGGTAGATCCCTATCTACGGCCGATTTATGATGCTTTACATAATATCTTTGGTAAAGAACATACTGAACGTTTGATGGATCGGGGGACGATTGAAATCGCTCCCTTGGCCTATATGCGTGGCCGGACGTTAGATAATGCGTTTGTCATTTTGGATGAAGCGCAAAACACCACACCGCAACAGATGAAGATGTTTTTGACGCGTTTGGGATTTGGCTCACGGCTGATTATCAATGGGGACATTTCCCAAATTGACTTGCCAACCAAAACGAAGTCGGGCCTCATTCAGGCACAAGCGGTTTTAAATAACGTGCCACATATTGAATTTGTCCAATTTGATTCAGCTGATGTTGTCCGTCACCCAGTCGTCGGTGCAATTGTGACGGCCTATGAGCGCTACGATGCTGCGCAAGAGGCAGCCAAGCAACAACGTATCCGGGAACACAAGCAAGAGAATAACTAG
- the era gene encoding GTPase Era, giving the protein MSTPDFKSGFVALVGRPNVGKSTLLNKMIGEKIAIMSPKAQTTRNKIQGIYTTDDGQIVFMDTPGIHKPQNSLGDFMVKTAMSAIREADMVWFLVNADEERGGGDDFIINRLKDTKTPVYLIINKIDLVKREDLLAQIADYSAQMEFAEIFPISALKGDGVDGLLEFTMGKMEAGPQYYPADQITDHPERFIMGELIREKVLQLTRQEVPHSVAVVIDKIERQDEHHLHVQATIVVERPTQKNIIIGKQGAMIKEIGIRARKDIERLLGDKIFLETWVKVEERWRDKPQALQTYGYKEDEI; this is encoded by the coding sequence ATGAGCACCCCAGATTTTAAGTCAGGCTTCGTTGCCTTAGTCGGTCGCCCAAACGTTGGTAAGTCAACGTTGTTAAACAAGATGATTGGTGAAAAAATTGCCATCATGTCACCAAAAGCCCAAACAACTCGTAACAAGATCCAAGGTATCTATACGACTGATGATGGCCAAATTGTGTTCATGGATACACCAGGTATTCATAAACCCCAAAACTCATTGGGTGATTTTATGGTCAAAACAGCTATGTCAGCCATTCGGGAAGCCGACATGGTCTGGTTCTTAGTCAATGCTGACGAGGAGCGTGGTGGTGGTGATGATTTCATTATTAACCGTTTGAAGGATACTAAGACTCCGGTTTACTTGATTATTAATAAAATTGATTTGGTTAAACGTGAAGACTTGTTAGCCCAAATCGCTGATTATTCTGCCCAAATGGAATTCGCCGAAATCTTCCCAATCTCAGCCTTAAAGGGCGATGGTGTCGATGGGTTGCTTGAGTTTACGATGGGCAAGATGGAAGCTGGCCCTCAGTACTATCCGGCTGATCAAATTACCGATCACCCCGAGCGTTTCATCATGGGTGAGTTGATTCGGGAAAAGGTGTTGCAATTGACCCGTCAAGAAGTGCCCCATTCAGTGGCGGTGGTGATCGACAAGATTGAGCGTCAAGACGAGCACCATTTGCACGTGCAGGCAACAATCGTGGTCGAACGACCAACGCAAAAAAATATCATTATTGGTAAGCAGGGTGCCATGATTAAAGAAATCGGTATCCGTGCCCGTAAGGATATTGAACGACTTTTGGGTGACAAAATTTTCCTTGAGACATGGGTTAAGGTTGAAGAACGTTGGCGTGATAAGCCACAAGCGCTCCAAACTTACGGTTACAAGGAAGACGAAATCTAA
- the ybeY gene encoding rRNA maturation RNase YbeY: MDLAIFDQTTAGVAEQHIQLVHDILNYAGEYMQLADNTEMSVTFMNNDAIQSFNRDYRGIDKPTDVISFAIEEGDDLPILPDEAMAEDIAPNIGDILVSIDKVGEQAKYLEHSWERELGFLVVHGFLHLNGFDHMRGDEAEKEMFNLQREILDSYGLTK; this comes from the coding sequence ATGGATTTGGCTATTTTTGACCAAACAACGGCTGGTGTGGCCGAACAACACATTCAACTGGTGCATGATATTTTAAACTATGCCGGTGAGTACATGCAACTGGCCGATAACACTGAAATGTCGGTTACCTTCATGAACAATGATGCCATTCAGTCATTCAATCGTGATTATCGTGGTATTGACAAGCCCACGGACGTCATTTCTTTTGCGATCGAAGAAGGCGATGATCTACCAATTCTGCCGGATGAAGCCATGGCTGAAGACATTGCCCCCAACATCGGTGATATTTTAGTCTCGATCGACAAAGTTGGCGAACAAGCCAAGTATTTAGAACATTCATGGGAACGTGAACTTGGGTTCCTAGTCGTGCATGGTTTCTTGCATTTAAATGGTTTCGACCACATGCGTGGGGATGAGGCTGAAAAAGAAATGTTCAATTTGCAACGGGAGATTCTTGATAGTTATGGACTCACAAAATAA
- the ribF gene encoding riboflavin biosynthesis protein RibF has translation MQIIKLHHPVDHTKLTTEPVVLAMGFFDGVHAGHREVLTTARAKAAELGVKFSVLTYNQHPSIVFKQHTRPIRYLTTLNRKLALFEELGVEIAYVADFTSALAQLTPLDFVNQYMVGLNAQAVVAGFDHTYGPKNVATMAQLPGFAAGRFEVIEVPEVRIDGFEGASTHARELVDHGEIEALNHLLTIPYQTSGVVVHGEARGREMGFPTLNIETTAGERLPAEGVYITTVNVNGVWYQGMGQIGHNITFGDHRPQTLEINLLDFKAEVYGEFVAVRWHKYLRGEVKFTGMPGLIEQLEQDERDTRTYFAQQQ, from the coding sequence ATGCAAATCATCAAGTTACATCATCCGGTTGATCACACCAAATTGACAACGGAACCAGTTGTTTTAGCAATGGGATTCTTTGATGGGGTACATGCTGGGCATCGTGAGGTGTTGACCACTGCACGAGCCAAAGCGGCTGAGTTGGGCGTTAAATTTAGTGTGTTGACTTATAATCAACATCCTTCAATTGTTTTTAAGCAACATACACGGCCCATCCGGTATCTGACGACGCTGAACCGAAAGTTAGCGTTGTTTGAAGAGCTTGGCGTGGAGATTGCCTATGTGGCTGATTTTACTTCAGCGTTAGCGCAGTTGACACCGCTCGATTTTGTAAATCAATACATGGTCGGCCTAAACGCTCAGGCGGTCGTTGCTGGTTTTGATCATACGTATGGTCCCAAAAATGTCGCAACGATGGCACAATTACCCGGTTTTGCTGCGGGCCGTTTTGAGGTGATCGAAGTCCCTGAAGTCCGCATTGATGGTTTTGAGGGGGCGTCCACCCACGCACGTGAGTTGGTCGATCATGGTGAAATCGAGGCTTTGAACCATCTGTTGACGATTCCCTACCAAACAAGTGGGGTCGTCGTCCATGGTGAAGCTCGGGGCCGTGAAATGGGTTTTCCAACCTTAAATATTGAAACTACCGCCGGCGAAAGATTACCAGCAGAAGGTGTGTATATTACGACCGTTAATGTAAATGGTGTTTGGTACCAAGGCATGGGCCAAATCGGCCATAATATCACATTTGGTGATCACCGGCCACAGACCCTGGAAATTAACTTACTAGACTTTAAAGCAGAGGTTTACGGTGAATTTGTTGCAGTTCGTTGGCATAAATATTTGCGTGGCGAAGTTAAATTCACGGGTATGCCTGGGTTAATTGAACAATTGGAACAAGATGAACGCGATACGCGTACGTATTTCGCGCAACAACAGTAG
- a CDS encoding thioredoxin family protein, translating into MNFYQPTVEKDDIINEKIAQSGRSMMFLTADWCGDCKAIKPFVQDFRDTVESKDIKWFDADRDENIEVAKAQGLMGIPSFVLFEDGQQVKHFGNGERLNPKEVAAWVAAL; encoded by the coding sequence ATGAATTTTTATCAACCAACTGTCGAAAAAGACGACATTATCAATGAAAAAATTGCCCAATCTGGTCGCTCAATGATGTTTTTGACCGCAGATTGGTGTGGTGACTGTAAGGCTATCAAGCCATTTGTTCAAGATTTCCGCGACACCGTGGAGAGCAAGGATATCAAGTGGTTTGACGCTGACCGCGACGAAAATATCGAAGTGGCTAAGGCGCAAGGATTGATGGGTATCCCATCATTTGTACTGTTCGAGGATGGTCAACAAGTGAAGCACTTTGGGAACGGTGAACGGTTGAACCCAAAAGAAGTTGCTGCATGGGTTGCCGCCTTGTAA